In a genomic window of Brucella anthropi ATCC 49188:
- a CDS encoding BadF/BadG/BcrA/BcrD ATPase family protein, whose product MSMKPMPYILAVDGGGTGCRALLADRNGDPIGRGTSGPANIGADPATALDNIMRAATLAVHDAGLNVSILNETCAVLGLAGANSLPDKDRVEQSLPFGKVKIVSDAVTALQGALGQKDGAIVILGTGSVFVRREEDAFEIIGGRGFMLSDHAGGARLGRELLEETLLALDGMAERTELADAVLARFNGDMRQIIIFSRTATAADYAAFAPIVFDYAHKGDALGLSILQRACSYIARGLDQLGIETLGRFSLTGGLASSYAALPFLPHRERFRPALGDALQGALSLALLANGRD is encoded by the coding sequence ATGAGCATGAAGCCTATGCCTTATATTCTGGCCGTCGATGGCGGCGGCACCGGATGCCGAGCGCTGCTTGCCGACCGCAATGGTGACCCCATAGGCCGGGGCACGAGTGGCCCCGCCAATATTGGCGCAGATCCGGCGACGGCTCTGGATAATATCATGCGCGCAGCGACACTGGCCGTGCACGATGCAGGACTGAATGTCTCTATATTGAATGAGACCTGCGCCGTGCTCGGGCTCGCAGGCGCAAACTCGCTCCCGGACAAGGATCGCGTGGAACAGAGCCTGCCCTTCGGCAAGGTGAAGATCGTTTCCGACGCTGTTACCGCCCTGCAAGGTGCGCTCGGTCAGAAAGACGGCGCCATCGTTATTCTCGGCACCGGCTCGGTGTTCGTCAGAAGAGAAGAAGACGCCTTCGAGATTATCGGCGGGCGCGGCTTCATGTTGAGCGATCATGCGGGCGGCGCGCGGCTTGGGCGTGAACTTCTCGAAGAGACACTGCTTGCTCTGGACGGCATGGCGGAGCGCACGGAACTTGCCGATGCCGTGCTGGCACGGTTCAACGGTGACATGCGCCAGATCATAATCTTTTCGCGCACGGCGACGGCCGCAGACTACGCCGCCTTCGCTCCCATCGTTTTTGACTATGCGCATAAGGGCGATGCGCTCGGCCTTTCGATCCTGCAACGCGCCTGCTCTTATATTGCCCGCGGTCTGGATCAGCTCGGTATAGAAACGCTTGGCCGGTTCAGCCTGACGGGAGGCCTCGCCTCATCCTATGCAGCCCTGCCATTTCTACCGCATCGGGAACGCTTTCGGCCCGCGCTTGGCGATGCGTTGCAGGGAGCATTATCGCTCGCCTTGCTGGCCAACGGACGAGATTAG
- a CDS encoding RrF2 family transcriptional regulator, with product MLTKKGKYGLKAMVHLAGVTDGQLVSASEIAEKHHIPRKFLDNIFTELRNAGFVLSRKGKGGGFCLARPAHEIAIGNIIRALDGALAPIACASKTDYRPCDDCDEDECEVRHMMLDVREAIASVLDHRTLADSKAMDIASLSE from the coding sequence ATGCTGACTAAAAAGGGCAAATATGGCCTGAAAGCCATGGTGCATCTGGCGGGCGTTACAGATGGACAGCTGGTTTCGGCCAGCGAAATCGCCGAGAAGCACCATATACCGCGCAAGTTTCTCGACAATATTTTTACCGAACTTCGCAATGCCGGCTTCGTTCTTAGTCGCAAGGGCAAAGGCGGTGGCTTCTGTCTGGCCCGCCCGGCCCACGAGATTGCCATCGGCAATATCATCCGCGCGCTCGACGGCGCGCTTGCCCCCATCGCCTGCGCCAGCAAGACAGACTATCGCCCATGTGACGATTGCGATGAGGACGAATGCGAGGTGCGCCATATGATGCTCGATGTGCGCGAAGCCATCGCCAGCGTTCTGGATCATCGGACGCTAGCCGACAGCAAGGCCATGGATATAGCCTCACTGTCAGAATAG
- the zigA gene encoding zinc metallochaperone GTPase ZigA, translating into MRKRLPVTVLSGFLGAGKTTLLNHVLNNRENRRVAVIVNDMSEVNIDAALVREGGANLSRTDEQLVEMTNGCICCTLRDDLLKEVSQLAAQGRFDYLLIESTGIAEPLPVAATFEFRDEKGNSLSDVARLDTMVTVVDAANLLKDYASSDFLRDRGESLGEDDERTLVDLLVEQIEFADVVVLNKISTASKEERDLAHKVIRSLNPDARIEEVDFGEVSLDAILDTKLFDFNKAHEHPLWYKELHGFASHTPETEEYGVRSFVYRARRPFDPERFQSFIDKGWPGVVRAKGFFWLATRPDFVGEISQAGALVRTGKRGRWWSSVPKQYWPAEPEWQRAMEPYFHKVWGDRRQEIVFIGVDPMQEDALIDELDQCLLEEEDFVPERWSGLNDPFPNWSAAAA; encoded by the coding sequence ATGAGAAAGAGACTGCCCGTTACGGTCTTGTCCGGTTTTCTCGGGGCCGGAAAGACGACACTGCTCAATCACGTGCTCAATAATCGCGAGAACCGCCGCGTCGCGGTGATCGTCAATGATATGAGTGAAGTGAATATAGATGCCGCCCTCGTTCGTGAGGGCGGCGCCAATCTCTCCCGCACGGATGAACAGCTGGTCGAAATGACCAATGGCTGCATCTGCTGCACATTGCGCGATGATCTCCTGAAGGAGGTTTCACAACTGGCAGCTCAGGGACGCTTCGATTATCTGCTGATCGAATCGACCGGCATAGCCGAGCCACTGCCGGTTGCCGCCACGTTCGAGTTTCGCGACGAGAAGGGCAACAGTCTTTCGGACGTTGCCCGGCTCGATACGATGGTGACAGTTGTTGATGCCGCCAATCTGCTGAAGGATTATGCATCGAGCGATTTTCTGCGTGATCGCGGCGAATCCCTTGGCGAAGATGACGAGCGCACGCTTGTCGATCTTCTGGTTGAACAGATCGAGTTCGCCGATGTCGTCGTGCTGAACAAGATATCGACCGCTTCAAAAGAGGAGCGTGATCTGGCGCACAAAGTCATCCGCTCGCTCAATCCCGATGCCCGCATCGAGGAGGTCGATTTCGGAGAAGTGTCGCTCGACGCCATATTGGACACGAAGCTTTTCGACTTCAACAAGGCGCATGAGCATCCGCTCTGGTACAAGGAGTTGCATGGCTTTGCCTCGCATACGCCCGAGACCGAGGAATATGGCGTTCGCTCCTTTGTCTATCGTGCGCGACGTCCCTTCGATCCTGAACGGTTTCAATCGTTCATCGACAAGGGCTGGCCGGGTGTCGTGCGGGCGAAAGGCTTCTTCTGGCTTGCCACCCGTCCGGATTTTGTCGGTGAAATCAGTCAGGCGGGCGCGTTGGTCCGCACCGGAAAAAGAGGGCGCTGGTGGTCATCCGTGCCGAAGCAATACTGGCCGGCGGAACCCGAATGGCAGCGCGCCATGGAGCCATATTTCCATAAGGTGTGGGGTGATCGGCGTCAGGAGATTGTGTTCATCGGTGTCGATCCGATGCAGGAAGATGCGCTCATCGATGAGCTGGATCAATGTCTTCTTGAGGAAGAAGACTTCGTGCCAGAGCGCTGGTCGGGGCTGAACGATCCGTTCCCGAACTGGTCGGCCGCCGCGGCTTGA
- a CDS encoding DUF4198 domain-containing protein: MRSFVKALQAGAVLTFLAPAIAGAHGIWIAERHGTQAVVYGHGASDEAYDPQKLKTVTAKNGEGKDVAVEIKRQEDHALLSVPKDAVVVSGTFDNGFWAEGPDGKWVNKPKSEVPGAKQSSQSQKFAVAILDHLRKKPEAQGLPFEIVPLMDPTILEAGNELPVQVLFDGKPVEGVEVTADYVNDSRAAPVKTDAEGIARINIRNAGLNVVGAGYSRPLSDSKEADKLSYFTTLTFNLDHHHHD; encoded by the coding sequence ATGCGTAGCTTTGTGAAGGCGCTTCAGGCTGGTGCTGTCTTGACTTTTCTTGCTCCCGCAATCGCGGGTGCTCATGGAATCTGGATTGCAGAACGTCACGGAACGCAGGCGGTTGTTTACGGTCACGGCGCAAGCGATGAGGCCTATGACCCGCAGAAGCTCAAGACGGTTACGGCCAAGAATGGAGAGGGCAAGGATGTCGCCGTCGAGATCAAACGACAGGAAGATCATGCCCTGCTGAGCGTGCCCAAGGATGCAGTCGTGGTCAGCGGCACATTCGACAATGGCTTCTGGGCCGAGGGTCCGGACGGCAAGTGGGTCAACAAGCCGAAATCGGAAGTGCCGGGCGCAAAACAGTCCAGCCAGAGTCAGAAATTTGCTGTCGCCATTCTGGATCATCTGCGCAAAAAGCCAGAAGCCCAAGGTTTGCCTTTCGAAATCGTTCCGTTGATGGACCCGACAATATTGGAGGCGGGCAACGAGCTTCCCGTGCAGGTTCTGTTTGACGGAAAGCCGGTGGAAGGCGTCGAGGTTACGGCGGATTATGTCAATGACAGTCGCGCAGCGCCGGTGAAAACCGACGCGGAAGGCATCGCCAGGATCAATATCCGCAACGCGGGTCTCAATGTCGTTGGGGCGGGCTATTCCAGGCCGCTGTCTGATTCAAAGGAAGCGGACAAGCTCAGCTATTTCACCACGCTGACCTTCAACCTCGATCACCACCATCACGATTGA
- the znuA gene encoding zinc ABC transporter substrate-binding protein ZnuA gives MKHLRSLLLASAFLAGTANVSLAAERDGVVVSIKPLHSIVSAVMQGVGEPKLIVQGAGSEHVYSLKPSDAEAIEHAKVIFWAGPSMETFLDKPIDTLGDGAKVVALGEAEGLTKLKFREGGPFEAHDHGHEGHNHGAEGHDHGNDDKKDAADADKGHNHAAEASESGHDHHHGHGEYDLHFWLDPQNGKVLAADIAKTLGESDPEHAAQYEKNAKDYGEKIDALTKEVASELEPVKDKPFIVFHDAYQYFENRFGVKAAGSITVSPEKAPGAARIKEIHEKIKSLGATCVFSEPQFEPKLVNTVIEGTDARTGVLDPLGAELKDGPDLYPQLIRNLADSLKDCLSK, from the coding sequence ATGAAACATCTTCGCTCCCTCCTCCTAGCCTCGGCATTTCTGGCTGGTACGGCAAATGTCTCACTTGCCGCAGAACGCGACGGCGTCGTGGTCTCGATCAAACCGCTCCATTCCATTGTTTCCGCAGTCATGCAGGGGGTGGGCGAGCCGAAACTGATCGTTCAGGGTGCGGGTTCCGAGCATGTCTACAGCCTGAAACCCTCCGATGCCGAAGCAATCGAGCACGCCAAGGTGATTTTCTGGGCCGGGCCGTCGATGGAAACCTTCCTCGACAAGCCCATCGATACACTTGGCGATGGCGCAAAGGTTGTCGCTCTTGGTGAAGCGGAAGGACTGACCAAGCTGAAGTTCCGTGAAGGTGGTCCGTTCGAAGCGCATGACCATGGCCATGAAGGTCACAACCATGGTGCCGAAGGTCATGACCATGGTAACGATGACAAGAAGGATGCCGCCGATGCCGACAAGGGGCACAATCATGCCGCCGAAGCATCGGAAAGCGGGCATGACCATCACCATGGTCACGGTGAATATGATCTGCATTTCTGGCTCGACCCGCAAAACGGAAAGGTTCTGGCGGCGGATATCGCCAAGACGCTCGGCGAAAGCGACCCCGAACACGCTGCGCAATATGAAAAGAACGCCAAGGACTATGGCGAGAAGATTGACGCGCTGACCAAGGAAGTCGCCAGCGAACTGGAGCCGGTAAAGGACAAGCCGTTTATCGTCTTCCATGATGCATACCAGTATTTCGAAAATCGTTTCGGTGTGAAGGCGGCCGGATCAATCACGGTCAGCCCGGAAAAGGCGCCGGGTGCCGCGCGCATCAAGGAAATTCACGAGAAGATCAAATCGCTTGGCGCAACCTGCGTGTTCTCCGAACCGCAGTTCGAACCGAAGCTGGTGAATACAGTTATCGAAGGAACGGATGCCAGGACAGGCGTTCTCGATCCGCTGGGGGCAGAGCTGAAGGATGGTCCGGATCTCTATCCGCAGCTCATTCGCAATCTGGCGGATTCGTTGAAGGACTGTCTGTCGAAATAG